The Mugil cephalus isolate CIBA_MC_2020 chromosome 11, CIBA_Mcephalus_1.1, whole genome shotgun sequence genome includes a window with the following:
- the LOC125015914 gene encoding casein kinase II subunit alpha-like, with translation MSGPVPSRSRVYPDVNTQRPREYWDYESHVVEWGNQDDYQLVRKLGRGKYSEVFEAINITNNEKVVVKILKPVKKKKIKREIKILENLRGGPNIISLLDIVKDPVSRTPALVFEHVNNTDFKQLYQTLSDFDIRFYMYEILKALDYCHSMGIMHRDVKPHNVMIDHEHRKLRLIDWGLAEFYHPNQEYNVRVASRYFKGPELLVDYQMYDYSLDMWSLGCMLASMIFRKEPFFHGHDNYDQLVRIAKVLGTEDLYDYIDKYNIELDPRFNDILGRHSRKRWERFVHSENQHLVSTEALDFLDKLLRYDHQARLTAREAMDHPYFFPIVKDQGRGATPGGMAASSTPVSSSSMMAGITSMSSSQPLANIAGSPVISAPNTLATQVPAATGAQP, from the exons ATGTCTGGCCCTGTTCCAAGCCGCTCTCGAGTTTACCctgatgtaaacacacagagaccTCGGGAATACTGGGACTACGAGTCCCACGTCGTTGAATGGGG gaaccAAGATGACTATCAGCTAGTCAGAAAACTAGGAAGAGGAAAATATAGTGAAGTGTTCGAAGCCATAAACAtcacaaacaatgaaaaagtgGTCGTCAAAATACTGAAG CCcgtcaagaaaaagaaaatcaagagagaaataaagatcCTGGAGAATCTGAGGGGTGGCCCAAATATCATCTCACTGTTAGATATCGTCAAGGATCCTGTG tCTCGGACTCCTGCTCTGGTCTTTGAACATGTGAACAACACAGACTTCAAG CAATTGTATCAAACTCTGTCCGACTTTGATATACGGTTCTACATGTACGAAAtcttaaag GCCCTGGATTACTGCCACAGTATGGGGATAATGCACAGAGATGTCAAGCCACACAACGTCATGATTGATCATGAACACAGAAAG CTCCGTCTAATCGACTGGGGTTTGGCAGAATTCTACCACCCAAACCAAGAGTACAACGTGAGAGTCGCGTCCAGGTACTTCAAGGGACCTGAGCTGCTGGTAGACTACCAG ATGTATGACTACAGCTTGGACATGTGGAGTTTGGGTTGCATGCTCGCCAGCATGATCTTCAGAAAGGAACCGTTCTTTCATGGTCACGACAACTATGATCAG CTTGTGCGAATCGCAAAAGTACTCGGCACAGAGGACCTGTACGACTACATTGACAAGTACAACATTGAGCTGGACCCGCGGTTCAATGACATTCTGGGAAG ACATTCCCGCAAAAGGTGGGAGAGGTTTGTGCACAGCGAGAACCAGCACCTAGTCAGCACGGAGGCTCTAGACTTCTTGGACAAACTGCTGCGCTACGACCATCAAGCCCGCCTCACGGCCAGAGAGGCCATGGATCACCCCTACTTCT ttcCCATCGTTAAAGACCAGGGAAGGGGGGCCACTCCTGGAGGGATGGCTGCCAGCTCCACTCCAGTCAGCTCTTCAAGTATGATGGCTG GCATCACCTCAATGTCCTCCTCACAGCCTCTGGCTAACATCGCTGGATCACCCGTCATCTCCGCCCCCAACACTCTGGCCACACAAGTCCCTGCAGCCACCGGAGCGCAGCCCTGA
- the LOC125015917 gene encoding uncharacterized protein LOC125015917 isoform X2, which translates to MKSFTCCMLLLCGVVATAPIRAQRENVLSFLSDALGTTTERSVPARITANRKPPTRPEKEQDSDDLSEENSRQTSDTSSSQGQQEADKNGSESRDLDSQEIVASESKVTTGAGKENIMDNNSRPAQDHMSQGQRERQGSRGLTDPDSEEVIVVRGVEAENVPGKHVACSCGDRAPRSPRQSTGFQIQTAPGRVPGMNGMLAPGRSREILDPDSLEENYGRPAAAGNGRLTDYDETREYFSSETYPFAPPEQRPSGLSVPARSRAA; encoded by the exons ATGAAAAG ctttacGTGTTGTATGCTACTGCTTTGTGGCGTTGTGGCAACAGCTCCAATCAGAG ccCAAAGAGAAAACGTGTTAAGCTTTCTAAGCG ATGCACTTGGCACAACTACAGAAAGGAGTGTACCCGCAAGAATCACGG CAAATAGAAAACCTCCAACTAGACCTGAGAAAGAGCAAGATTCTGACG ACTTGTCAGAAGAAAACTCGAGACAGACTTCTGACACCAGTTCCTCTCAAG GACAGCAAGAAGCTGATAAAAATGGAAGTGAAAGCAGAG ACCTCGACAGCCAAGAGATTGTGGCTTCTGAATCTAAGGTCACGACGGGAGCTGGAAAAGAGAATATTATGGACAACAACAGCAGACCAGCTCAGGACCACATGAGCCAAGGCCAGAGGGAACGCCAAGGAAGCAGAGGACTGACCGATCCTGACAGTGAGGAAGTCATCGTGGTCAGAGGTGTGGAGGCTGAAAATGTGCCTGGCAAACACGTTGCATGTTCGTGTGGTGACCGAGCGCCGAGGAGTCCCCGTCAAAGCACCGGTTTCCAAATACAGACAGCACCAGGAAGAGTTCCCGGGATGAATGGTATGTTGGCCCCGGGCAGGAGCAGGGAAATTCTGGATCCAGACAGTCTGGAGGAGAACTACGGCAGACCAGCTGCAGCGGGGAACGGTAGACTCACGGACTACGATG AAACCAGAGAATATTTCAGCTCTGAAACTTATCCGTTTG CACCTCCAGAGCAAAGACCTAGCGGCTTGTCTGTTCCAGCCAGGAGCAGAGCTGCCTGA
- the LOC125015917 gene encoding uncharacterized protein LOC125015917 isoform X1: protein MQFFTCCMLLLCGVVATAPIRAQRENVLSFLSDALGTTTERSVPARITANRKPPTRPEKEQDSDDLSEENSRQTSDTSSSQGQQEADKNGSESRDLDSQEIVASESKVTTGAGKENIMDNNSRPAQDHMSQGQRERQGSRGLTDPDSEEVIVVRGVEAENVPGKHVACSCGDRAPRSPRQSTGFQIQTAPGRVPGMNGMLAPGRSREILDPDSLEENYGRPAAAGNGRLTDYDETREYFSSETYPFAPPEQRPSGLSVPARSRAA, encoded by the exons ATGCAGTT ctttacGTGTTGTATGCTACTGCTTTGTGGCGTTGTGGCAACAGCTCCAATCAGAG ccCAAAGAGAAAACGTGTTAAGCTTTCTAAGCG ATGCACTTGGCACAACTACAGAAAGGAGTGTACCCGCAAGAATCACGG CAAATAGAAAACCTCCAACTAGACCTGAGAAAGAGCAAGATTCTGACG ACTTGTCAGAAGAAAACTCGAGACAGACTTCTGACACCAGTTCCTCTCAAG GACAGCAAGAAGCTGATAAAAATGGAAGTGAAAGCAGAG ACCTCGACAGCCAAGAGATTGTGGCTTCTGAATCTAAGGTCACGACGGGAGCTGGAAAAGAGAATATTATGGACAACAACAGCAGACCAGCTCAGGACCACATGAGCCAAGGCCAGAGGGAACGCCAAGGAAGCAGAGGACTGACCGATCCTGACAGTGAGGAAGTCATCGTGGTCAGAGGTGTGGAGGCTGAAAATGTGCCTGGCAAACACGTTGCATGTTCGTGTGGTGACCGAGCGCCGAGGAGTCCCCGTCAAAGCACCGGTTTCCAAATACAGACAGCACCAGGAAGAGTTCCCGGGATGAATGGTATGTTGGCCCCGGGCAGGAGCAGGGAAATTCTGGATCCAGACAGTCTGGAGGAGAACTACGGCAGACCAGCTGCAGCGGGGAACGGTAGACTCACGGACTACGATG AAACCAGAGAATATTTCAGCTCTGAAACTTATCCGTTTG CACCTCCAGAGCAAAGACCTAGCGGCTTGTCTGTTCCAGCCAGGAGCAGAGCTGCCTGA
- the LOC125015920 gene encoding TYRO protein tyrosine kinase-binding protein isoform X2, with protein sequence MSDALCIVGSLFGSGAGQQDCGPCYLINVGSVVAIIASDIVLTIFIAISVFCFATHHRRRRDPHEGKRSSQSVSKKGAAEVTESPYQELHGVQSDVYSELQHFRK encoded by the exons atGTCGGACGCTCTCTGTATTGTGGGTTCTCTCTTTG GATCAGGAGCAGGGCAGCAAG actgTGGCCCCTGTTACCTGATAAACGTGGGGTCCGTAGTGGCCATCATTGCCTCTGATATCGTCTTGACCATCTTCATTGCTATTTCTGTGTTCTGCTTTGCAACTCACCACAGGAGAAGAAGGGATCCTCACGAAG GCAAAAGAAGTTCACAGTCCGTTTCGAAGAAAGGGGCAGCCGAGGTCACAGAATCTCCTTACCAG gaGTTACATGGAGTCCAGTCAGACGTGTACAGTGAGCTTCAGCACTTTAGGAAATGA
- the LOC125015920 gene encoding TYRO protein tyrosine kinase-binding protein isoform X1, translating into MSDALCIVGSLFGSGAGQQDCGPCYLINVGSVVAIIASDIVLTIFIAISVFCFATHHRRRRDPHEGKTGKRSSQSVSKKGAAEVTESPYQELHGVQSDVYSELQHFRK; encoded by the exons atGTCGGACGCTCTCTGTATTGTGGGTTCTCTCTTTG GATCAGGAGCAGGGCAGCAAG actgTGGCCCCTGTTACCTGATAAACGTGGGGTCCGTAGTGGCCATCATTGCCTCTGATATCGTCTTGACCATCTTCATTGCTATTTCTGTGTTCTGCTTTGCAACTCACCACAGGAGAAGAAGGGATCCTCACGAAG GCAAAACAGGCAAAAGAAGTTCACAGTCCGTTTCGAAGAAAGGGGCAGCCGAGGTCACAGAATCTCCTTACCAG gaGTTACATGGAGTCCAGTCAGACGTGTACAGTGAGCTTCAGCACTTTAGGAAATGA
- the hcst gene encoding hematopoietic cell signal transducer — translation MANSSFFVVVLFFLCRLDAALADTNLQHCYRLEPGTIAGIICADVLLTLIIVIVTYRCASNRRRKIESANKVYMNVRANCKS, via the exons ATGGCAAACAGCAGTTTCTTCGTTGTcgtcctgttttttctttgcc gtCTGGATGCGGCGCTCGCAG ATACCAATTTGCAGCACTGCTACAGGCTTGAGCCCGGGACAATAGCGGGCATCATCTGTGCAGATGTGTTACTCACTCTTATCATTGTTATTGTCACCTACCGATGCGCCAGCAATCGCCGCCGCAAGATAGAAAGCG CAAACAAAGTCTACATGAATGTCCGGGCTAACTGCAAAAGCTAG